The Quercus robur chromosome 7, dhQueRobu3.1, whole genome shotgun sequence genome has a segment encoding these proteins:
- the LOC126691771 gene encoding probable DNA helicase MCM8 produces the protein MGLVSRSGSGSGDPSGYMDILASYFPQQLFPTIEDDCLNLTSALFSFFSTPLALNLASQVKDDDGVFVLSIDFQQFRKVCDLEEFYIMLEDKPKAALLCTSAAIHKVLLNNLEKNMIEDGAKINIRLHNYPETMIALKNLKAAYIDKLVSVRGTVVKVSTVRPLVVQMSFHCAKCKTEITRIFPDGKFSPPQSCDLYGCKSKNFNPIRSTAQTIDFQKIRLQELLKPEDHEEGRVPRTVECELTQDLVDVCIPGDVVTVTGIIRVINNYMDIGGGKSKSKNQGFYYLYLEAVSIKNSKSQSTPEDSQDSNSKARATELCNLFSFSPRDLEFVVKFKEENGSDIFRQILQSICPSIYGHELVKAGITLALFGGVRKHSKDRNKVPVRGDLHVIVVGDPGLGKSQILQAAAAVSPRGIYVCGNATTKAGLTVAVVKDSMTSDYAFEAGAMVLADGGLCCIDEFDKMSAEHQALLEAMEQQCVSIAKAGLVASLSARTSVLAAANPVGGHYNRAKTVNENLKMSAALLSRFDLVFILLDKPDEFLDKRVSEHIMSLHSGHGELSPAAKKLRRDAASQSAQGINVSVKGGSLVSQWRLDPKKDVDFVPLPAQLLRKYIAYARTYVFPRMSKPAAEILQKFYLQLRDRSTSADGTPITARQLESLVRLAEARARLDLREEITAQDAMDVVEIMKESLYDKYVDEHGFVDFGRSGGMSQQKEAKRFLSALNKQSELDQKDCFSISEIYSLADRIGLRVPDIDTFVDNLNSVGYLLKKGPKIYQVLSSSYSRSQSSRSRG, from the exons ATGGGGTTGGTTTCAAGGTCCGGGTCCGGGTCCGGAGACCCAAGCGGGTACATGGATATCCTGGCTTCATACTTTCCCCAACAGCTTTTCCCAACAATCGAAGACGACTGCCTCAACCTCACTTCTgctctcttttccttcttctccactCCACTTGCCCTAAATCTCGCTTctcag GTAAAAGATGACGATGGCGTCTTCGTTTTGTCAATTGACTTCCAACAATTCCGGAAAGTATGTGATCTCGAAGAGTTTTACATAATGCTAGAGGATAAACCTAAGGCGGCTCTCTTATGCACGAGTGCCGCAATTCACAAG GTTCTTTTGAATAATTtggagaaaaacatgattgaagaTGGTGCGAAAATAAATATACGACTGCACAACTACCCTGAAACTATGATTGCCCTGAAGAACTTAAAAGCAGCTTATATTG ACAAGCTTGTATCCGTGCGTGGTACTGTAGTAAAGGTTAGCACTGTCAGGCCTCTAGTGGTGCAGATGAGTTTTCACTGTGCAAAGTGCAAAACTGAAATTACACGTATTTTCCCTGATGGAAAGTTTTCACCACCacaaagttgtgatttatatGGATGCAAGAGCAAGAATTTTAATCCAATTCGATCTACAGCTCAAACAATAGATTTTCAGAAAATAAG GCTGCAGGAACTTTTAAAGCCTGAAGATCATGAAGAAGGTCGAGTTCCTCGAACAGTAGAATGTGAACTAACCCAAGATCTTGTTGATGTATGCATACCTGGAGATGTGGTGACTGTCACTGGAATCATCAGAGTAATTAATAATTACATGGATATTGGAGGAG GAAAATCAAAAAGCAAAAATCAAGGGTTCTACTACTTGTATCTAGAAGCAGTTTCGATTAAAAACTCCAAGTCACAGTCTACACCTGAGGATTCACAAGATTCTAATTCTAAAGCTAGAGCTACGGAGCTGTGCAATTTATTCTCATTTTCTCCAAGGGATTTGGAATTTGTTGTGAAGTTTAAAGAGGAAAATGGCTCAGATATCTTCAGGCAAATACTTCAATCTATATGTCCTTCAATCTATGGACATGAACTTGTTAAAG CGGGCATAACATTAGCACTGTTTGGAGGTGTTCGGAAGCATTCAAAGGACCGGAACAAGGTCCCTGTTAGAGGAGACCTTCATGTCATAGTTGTTG GTGATCCTGGACTAGGAAAGAGCCAAATACTGCAAGCAGCAGCTGCTGTTTCTCCACGTGGCATTTATGTATGTGGCAATGCCACTACAAAAGCAGGCCTCACTGTAGCTGTTGTGAAGGATTCCATGACAAGTGACTATGCTTTTGAGGCAG GTGCCATGGTCCTTGCAGACGGTGGGTTGTGCTGCATTGATGAGTTTGACAAAATGTCTGCAGAACATCAG GCTCTACTGGAAGCCATGGAACAACAATGTGTCTCCATTGCAAAGGCTGGACTGGTAGCAAGTTTATCTGCCCGAACTTCAGTCTTAGCAGCAGCAAACCCTGTTGGTGGTCATTATAA CCGAGCAAAAACtgtgaatgaaaatttgaaaatgagtGCTGCACTCCTCTCACGATTTGATCTGGTTTTCATATTACTTGATAAACCTGATGAATTTCTGGATAAGCGAGTCTCAGAGCACATCATGTCG CTTCATTCTGGACATGGAGAACTTTCACCAGCTGCAAAAAAGCTACGGAGAG ATGCAGCATCACAGAGTGCTCAAGGCATAAATGTGAGTGTAAAAGGTGGTTCTTTAGTTTCTCAGTGGAGACTTGACCCAAAGAAAGATGTCGATTTTGTTCCACTACCAGCTCAACTTCTTCGCAAATATATTGCTTATGCTCGAACATATGTCTTTCCTAG gATGTCAAAGCCGGCAGCAGAAATCCTGCAGAAGTTTTACTTACAACTTAGAGATCGTAGTACATCAGCTGATGGTACACCAATAACTGCCAGGCAACTGGAAAGTCTAGTCAGGCTGGCAGAGGCTCGAGCTCGGCTAGACTTAAGAGAAGAGATAACAGCCCAAGATGCAATG GATGTGGTTGAAATAATGAAAGAATCTTTGTATGACAAGTATGTTGATGAGCATGGTTTTGTGGACTTTGGTCGGAGTGGGGGGATGAGTCAACAGAAAGAAGCAAAACGGTTTTTAAGTGCTCTCAATAAGCAATCAGAATTGGATCAGAAAGATTGCTTTTCAATTTCT GAAATTTACAGCTTGGCAGATAGGATTGGTCTTAGGGTTCCTGATATTGACACATTTGTGGATAATTTAAACAGTGTGGGTTATCTACTCAAGAAGGGACCAAAGATATATCAG GTGCTGTCCTCATCTTATTCACGAAGTCAATCATCAAGGTCGAGGGGATAA
- the LOC126691772 gene encoding pentatricopeptide repeat-containing protein At3g09650, chloroplastic yields the protein MNAKPLQSFPTLSSSSSSSTSNSFPLTQTLTLHWASPPPSSSTTIKSKHPFRVHTATNHTSPSDLSLTTTTTTELHNSQDNKLLTLLRQRKTEKAWIAYTQCTHLPSATCLSRLVSQLSYLNTRVGLTRAQSIITRLRKERQLHRLDANSLGLLAVAAAKAGHTLYASSIVKSMLRSGYLPHVKAWSAVVSRLAASGDDGPIEALKLFGSVTKRIRKFADPTIVADSRPDTGAYNAVLNACANLGDTKRFLQLFDEMPEFSAEPDVLTYNVMIKLCARVNRKDLLVFVLERIIEKGIPLCMTTLHSLIAAYVGFGDLETAEKMVQAMREGRRDLCRILRDSNLENSGQEDQDGDRNGDRYRGKDGDVFVKLLPNSIESGNYEPPLLPKVYAPNTRDYTTLMKGYMKAGRVTDTVRMLEAMRRQDDSSSHPDHVTYTTVVSALVKAGLMDRAREVLAEMTRIGVAANRITYNVLLKGYCQQLQIDKAKELLREMADDAGIEPDVVSYNILIDGCILVDDSAGALAFFNEMRARGIAPTKISYTTLMKAFALSGQPKLANQVFDEMLDDPRVKADLIAWNMLVEGYCRLGLLVEAQKIVQKMKENGFYPDVATYGSLANGIALARKPGEALLLWNEVKERCGVKREGEVPDSSTSPPRLKPDEGLLDTLADICVRAAFFKKALEIVACMEEYGIPPNKTKFTKIYVEMHSRMFTSKHASQARQDRRIERKRAAEAFKFWLGLPNSYYGSEWRLEPIDGDG from the coding sequence ATGAACGCAAAACCACTGCAATCATTCCCAACACTTTCATCTTCCTCTTCATCATCAACCTCTAACTCTTTCCCACTAACCCAAACTCTCACTCTCCACTGGGCTTCTCCTCCACCCTCTTCCTCCACCACCATTAAATCCAAGCACCCATTTCGTGTACATACCGCAACAAATCATACTAGCCCATCAGACCTCTctctcaccaccaccaccaccacagagCTACACAATTCACAAGACAATAAACTTCTAACTCTCCTCCGtcaaagaaaaacagagaaagcCTGGATTGCCTACACTCAATGCACTCATCTCCCAAGTGCCACTTGCCTTAGCCGCTTGGTTTCCCAGTTGTCCTATCTAAACACCCGTGTAGGCCTCACACGCGCCCAGTCCATCATCACGCGCCTCCGCAAAGAGCGGCAGCTTCACCGCCTTGATGCCAATTCCCTTGGCCTCCTTGCCGTGGCAGCCGCCAAGGCTGGCCACACGCTCTATGCCAGTTCAATTGTCAAGTCCATGCTCCGCTCTGGCTATCTTCCCCATGTCAAGGCATGGAGTGCTGTGGTGAGCCGGCTCGCCGCTTCTGGCGATGACGGCCCCATTGAAGCGCTCAAGCTGTTCGGGTCAGTGACCAAGCGAATCCGCAAATTCGCTGACCCCACGATAGTTGCAGACTCGCGGCCTGACACGGGTGCTTACAATGCTGTGCTCAATGCCTGTGCCAATTTGGGTGACACGAAGAGGTTCTTGcaattgtttgatgaaatgcctgAGTTTAGTGCTGAGCCTGATGTGCTAACTTATAATGTTATGATTAAGTTGTGTGCTAGAGTTAATAGGAAAGatttgcttgtatttgtatTAGAGAGGATTATTGAGAAGGGAATTCCGTTGTGTATGACAACATTGCATTCGCTTATTGCGGCTTATGTTGGTTTTGGAGATTTAGAAACGGCGGAGAAAATGGTTCAAGCAATGAGGGAAGGTAGGAGAGATCTTTGCAGGATTCTCAGAGACTCGAATTTAGAAAATTCGGGTCAAGAGGATCAAGATGGGGATAGAAATGGAGACAGATATAGAGGCAAAGACGGAGATGTGTTTGTGAAGTTGCTTCCTAATAGTATTGAGTCGGGCAATTATGAGCCACCATTGTTGCCGAAAGTGTATGCTCCTAACACTAGAGATTACACCACTCTAATGAAAGGTTATATGAAGGCTGGTCGTGTCACTGATACGGTCCGAATGCTAGAGGCAATGCGGCGCCAGGATGATAGTTCTAGTCACCCTGACCATGTAACATATACTACTGTTGTTTCTGCACTGGTGAAGGCAGGGTTGATGGACCGGGCTCGTGAAGTGCTAGCTGAAATGACAAGAATTGGTGTAGCTGCTAATCGGATAACCTACAATGTACTCCTCAAGGGTTACTGCCAGCAACTGCAGATAGACAAGGCAAAGGAATTGCTTAGGGAGATGGCTGATGATGCAGGAATTGAGCCTGATGTGGTGTCCTATAATATCTTGATTGATGGGTGTATACTAGTTGATGACAGTGCAGGGGCTCTTGCCTTCTTTAATGAGATGCGAGCAAGAGGAATAGCTCCCACGAAGATTAGTTATACCACTTTGATGAAAGCTTTTGCCTTGTCTGGTCAACCAAAGCTGGCTAACCAGGTATTTGATGAGATGCTCGATGACCCTCGAGTGAAGGCTGATTTAATTGCATGGAATATGTTGGTTGAAGGCTATTGTAGACTGGGATTGCTTGTAGAAGCACAGAAAATAgttcaaaaaatgaaagagaatggGTTTTACCCAGATGTGGCTACTTATGGCAGTCTGGCCAATGGAATTGCATTGGCCAGAAAGCCAGGAGAGGCACTTCTGCTCTGGAATGAAGTAAAGGAGAGGTGCGGGGTGAAAAGGGAAGGAGAGGTTCCTGATTCTTCAACTTCTCCACCACGATTGAAACCAGATGAAGGGCTTTTAGATACACTGGCTGATATCTGTGTGAGGGCAGCTTTCTTTAAAAAGGCTTTAGAAATTGTGGCTTGTATGGAAGAGTATGGGATACCACCAAACAAGACCAAGTTTACAAAAATCTACGTGGAAATGCATTCGAGGATGTTTACTAGTAAGCATGCCTCACAGGCCAGGCAAGACAGAAGGATCGAGAGGAAGCGAGCAGCAGAGGCTTTCAAATTTTGGTTGGGTTTGCCTAATTCTTATTATGGGAGTGAGTGGCGGTTAGAACCTATTGATGGAGATGGGTAA